A single window of Xiphophorus hellerii strain 12219 chromosome 12, Xiphophorus_hellerii-4.1, whole genome shotgun sequence DNA harbors:
- the LOC116730058 gene encoding UDP-glucuronosyltransferase 2A1-like: MELRLSVCIVLLLCATRSSNGGKILVWYTEASHWINMKPVLETLVDRGHQVTVLVPSASMFMNSSEPSRFQYEPFNVDVSVKDIKKVLDDLIHFSMYEMDFLNPIQIYMKFPDLMKNNMNIYFKFLDGVVKSETIMKKLKEGNYDVLFADPIYPGYDLTAEILGIPLVLSLRFSMAHYWERMCGQLPAPPSFVPAAMSKLTDKMDFTERLFNVLFYALQDVVINQFILKDIDKYYSEVKGTPVTHCKLQGKADIWLLRTYWDFDFPRPLLPNFKFVGGVHCKPAKPLPKEMEKFVQSSGDAGIVVFSLGSMVKNLTTEKANMIASALAQLPQKVLWRYSGQKPQTLGSNTRIYDWIPQNDLLGHPKTKVFITHGGANGIYEAIYHGVPMVGIPMFADQPDNMVHMEAKGAAVSVKFNFMTTESLRDALNMVINNKSYKENAMRLSRIHHDRPMSPRDEAVFWIEFTMRNKGAKHLRVQAHELTWYQYHSLDVLAFLLIIDLLLIFILFKSCSFCFKRCCSRKQTKRKAE, from the exons ATGGAGCTGCGTCTCTCTGTCTGCATCGTGCTGCTGCTTTGTGCAACAAGAAGCTCAAATGGAGGGAAGATTTTGGTGTGGTACACTGAGGCCAGCCACTGGATCAACATGAAGCCAGTACTGGAAACTCTGGTGGACAGAGGACACCAGGTGACGGTCCTGGTCCCGAGCGCGTCGATGTTCATGAACAGTAGCGAACCGTCTCGCTTCCAGTACGAACCTTTTAACGTCGACGTCTCagtaaaagatataaaaaaggttttagatGATCTTATCCACTTCTCCATGTATGAGATGGATTTTTTGAACCCCATTCAGATTTACATGAAATTTCCAGATTTAATGAAGAAcaacatgaacatttattttaagtttttggaTGGCGTGGTGAAATCAGAAACCATCATGAAGAAGCTGAAGGAGGGAAACTACGATGTGTTATTTGCTGATCCGATCTACCCTGGCTATGACCTGACGGCAGAGATTCTGGGAATTCCTCTTGTTCTTTCTTTGCGTTTTTCCATGGCTCATTACTGGGAGAGGATGTGTGGTCAGCTTCCTGCTCCACCGTCCTTCGTCCCGGCTGCTATGAGCAAACTCACAGACAAGATGGATTTCACAGAGAGACTGTTCAACGTCCTCTTCTACGCTTTGCAGGACGTCGTAATAAACCAGTTCATATTGAAAGATATTGACAAATATTATTCTGAAGTCAAAG GAACACCCGTTACCCACTGTAAGTTGCAGGGTAAGGCGGATATCTGGCTGCTGAGAACCTACTGGGATTTTGATTTTCCTCGTCCACTCCTCCCCAACTTTAAATTTGTTGGAGGGGTCCACTGCAAACCAGCTAAACCTTTACCAAAG gaaatggaaaagtttgtCCAGAGCTCTGGAGATGCTGGGATTGTTGTCTTCTCTTTAGGATCGATGGTTAAGAACCTCACCACAGAGAAAGCGAACATGATCGCCTCAGCGCTCGCTCAGCTTCCACAAAAG GTGCTGTGGAGATACAGTGGCCAGAAACCCCAGACTCTGGGTTCAAACACCAGAATATACGACTGGATCCCACAGAACGACCTGCTGG GTCACcctaaaacaaaagttttcatcaCTCATGGTGGGGCAAACGGGATCTATGAGGCCATCTACCACGGCGTTCCCATGGTGGGAATCCCCATGTTTGCTGACCAGCCAGACAACATGGTGCACATGGAGGCCAAAGGAGCTGCAGTTAGTGttaaatttaactttatgacAACTGAGAGCCTCAGAGATGCCCTGAACATGGTCATCAACAACAAATC CTACAAAGAAAATGCGATGCGACTGTCCAGAATACACCATGACAGACCCATGAGTCCTCGGGACGAGGCCGTCTTCTGGATCGAGTTCACCATGAGAAACAAAGGAGCCAAACACCTGAGGGTCCAGGCCCACGAACTCACCTGGTACCAGTACCACAGCCTGGACGTCCTAGCCTTCCTCCTTATTATAGATCtgctcctcatcttcatcctcttcaagagctgcagcttctgtttcaagagatgctgcagcagaaaacagacaaagaGAAAAGCTGAGTAA
- the LOC116730057 gene encoding UDP-glucuronosyltransferase 2A3-like isoform X6, whose amino-acid sequence MELRLSVCVLLLLCAAENSNGGKILVWYTEASHWLNMKSVLETLVDRGHQVTVLVPSASMFMNSSEPSRFQYEPFDVDVSVKDIEKVFDDFLHFSMYEMDFMNPIQIYMTFIDLTKNNMNISFKFLDGVVKSETILKKLKEGNYDVLFADPIYPGYDLTAEILGIPLVLSLRFSLAHHWERMCGQLPAPPSFVPAAMSKLTDKMDFSERLFNVLFYALQDVVINQFMLKDIDKYYSEVKGAPVTHCKMLGKADIWLLRTYWDFDFPRPLLPNFKFVGGVHCKPAKPLPKEMEKFVQSSGDAGIVVFSLGSMVKNLTTEKANMIASALAQLPQKVLWRYSGQKPQTLGSNTRIYDWIPQNDLLGHPKTKVFITHGGANGIYEAIYHGVPMVGIPMFADQPDNVVHMEAKGAAVSVKFNFMTTESLRDALNMVINNKSYKENAMRLSKIHHDRPMSPRDEAVFWIEFTMRNKGAKHLRVQAHELTWYQYHSLDVLAFLLIIDLLLIFILFKSCSFCFKRCCSRKQTKRKAE is encoded by the exons ATGGAGCTGCGTCTCTCTGTCTgcgtcctgctgctgctttgtgctGCAGAAAACTCAAATGGAGGGAAGATTTTGGTGTGGTACACTGAGGCCAGCCACTGGCTCAACATGAAGTCGGTACTGGAGACACTGGTGGACAGAGGACACCAGGTGACGGTCCTGGTCCCGAGCGCGTCAATGTTCATGAACAGTAGCGAACCGTCTCGCTTCCAGTATGAACCTTTTGATGTTGACGTCTCAGTAAAAGATATAGAAAAGgtttttgatgattttcttcACTTCTCCATGTATGAGATGGATTTTATGAACCCCATTCAGATTTACATGACATTTATAGATTTAACAAAGAACAACatgaacatttcttttaagtttttggATGGCGTGGTGAAATCAGAAACCATCCTGAAGAAGTTGAAGGAGGGAAACTACGATGTGTTATTTGCTGATCCGATCTACCCTGGCTATGACCTGACGGCAGAGATTCTGGGAATTCCTCTCGTTCTTTCTTTGCGTTTTTCCTTGGCTCATCACTGGGAGAGGATGTGTGGTCAGCTTCCTGCTCCACCGTCCTTCGTCCCGGCTGCTATGAGCAAACTCACAGACAAGATGGATTTCTCAGAGAGACTGTTCAACGTCCTCTTCTACGCTCTGCAGGACGTCGTAATAAACCAGTTCATGTTGAAAGATATTGACAAATATTATTCTGAAGTCAAAG GAGCACCCGTTACCCACTGTAAGATGCTGGGTAAGGCGGATATCTGGCTACTGAGAACCTACTGGGATTTTGATTTTCCTCGTCCACTCCTCCCCAACTTTAAATTTGTTGGAGGGGTCCACTGCAAACCAGCTAAACCTTTACCAAAG gaaatggaaaagtttgtCCAGAGCTCTGGAGATGCTGGCATTGTTGTCTTCTCTTTAGGATCGATGGTTAAGAACCTCACCACAGAGAAAGCGAACATGATCGCCTCAGCGCTCGCTCAACTTCCACAAAAG GTGCTGTGGAGATACAGTGGCCAGAAACCCCAGACTCTGGGTTCAAACACCAGAATATACGACTGGATCCCACAGAACGACCTGCTGG GTCACcctaaaacaaaagttttcatcaCTCATGGTGGAGCAAACGGGATCTATGAGGCCATCTACCACGGCGTTCCCATGGTGGGAATCCCCATGTTTGCTGACCAACCAGACAACGTGGTGCACATGGAGGCCAAAGGAGCTGCAGTTAGTGttaaatttaactttatgacAACTGAGAGCCTCAGAGATGCCCTGAATATGGTCATCAACAACAAATC CTACAAAGAAAATGCGATGCGACTGTCCAAAATACACCATGACAGACCCATGAGTCCTCGGGACGAGGCCGTCTTCTGGATCGAGTTCACCATGAGAAACAAAGGAGCCAAACATCTGAGGGTCCAGGCCCACGAACTCACCTGGTACCAGTACCACAGCCTGGACGTCCTAGCCTTCCTCCTTATTATAGATCtgctcctcatcttcatcctcttcaAGAGCTGTAGCTTCTGTTTTAAgagatgctgcagcagaaaacaaacaaagagaaaagctgAATGA